From the genome of Turicibacter faecis, one region includes:
- the holB gene encoding DNA polymerase III subunit delta' — translation MHGWERFLEDQSKITRFIVNSYLKNRLVHAYILEGAKGIGKLSFAKNFAKMLLCESDDRICGSCRSCQLIESEKHVNVYMIRPEGNSIKKEQIQALQAEFSKKAAENAPKVYIIEDAEKMSVSAANSLLKFLEEPMKNTYALLLTENKEMLLPTIRSRAVVLTFTPMSREKLIEQYKSVGIHQYASILASLTQSLNEGIRWSESEQFSSVVSLVLKTEECLLKMKMDPSIILIQNPEIFKNREFQLLYLNLLIIYYKDVLKIKLGKNDDLSFEAYKTSLCESSEVNTISDCLRKIQIILDTEKRLRANANVVLCFDQLFLRMKGGIEGCNMP, via the coding sequence GTGCATGGATGGGAAAGATTTTTAGAGGATCAATCAAAGATAACGCGTTTTATTGTTAATAGTTATCTAAAAAATCGTCTGGTACATGCATACATTTTAGAAGGGGCAAAAGGGATAGGAAAGTTGTCGTTCGCTAAAAATTTTGCTAAAATGTTATTATGTGAATCAGATGATAGAATTTGTGGTAGTTGTAGAAGCTGCCAATTGATTGAAAGCGAAAAACATGTGAATGTTTACATGATTCGTCCTGAGGGAAATAGTATAAAGAAGGAACAAATACAGGCTTTACAAGCTGAGTTTTCGAAGAAGGCTGCGGAAAATGCTCCTAAGGTATATATTATTGAAGATGCTGAAAAAATGTCCGTTAGTGCCGCGAATAGTTTATTGAAGTTTTTAGAGGAGCCGATGAAAAACACTTATGCGCTTTTATTAACGGAGAATAAGGAGATGCTCTTACCGACTATACGTTCGAGAGCCGTCGTTTTAACATTTACGCCAATGTCGCGCGAAAAATTGATTGAACAGTATAAATCTGTCGGAATTCACCAATACGCATCTATTTTGGCCTCGTTAACTCAAAGTTTGAATGAAGGGATTAGATGGTCCGAATCTGAACAATTCAGTTCTGTCGTTAGTCTTGTTCTAAAAACTGAAGAGTGCCTTTTAAAGATGAAGATGGATCCCTCGATTATATTGATTCAAAATCCAGAGATATTTAAGAATAGAGAATTTCAATTACTATATTTAAATCTTTTAATCATTTATTATAAGGATGTATTAAAAATCAAGCTAGGCAAGAATGATGACTTATCATTTGAAGCCTATAAGACATCCTTATGTGAGAGTTCCGAGGTAAACACGATAAGCGACTGTTTAAGAAAGATACAGATTATTTTAGATACAGAGAAACGATTAAGAGCAAATGCGAATGTAGTGCTTTGCTTTGATCAATTATTTTTGAGAATGAAGGGAGGAATTGAAGGATGCAATATGCCGTAG
- the tmk gene encoding dTMP kinase gives MSGLFITLEGGEGAGKTTVAYSVIEKLSSVGIKAIYTREPGGIKIAEKIREIILDPNHTEMDCRTEALLYAAARRQHLVEKVKPAMENGYVVLCDRFVDSSIVYQGYARGIGMEEVLKMNEFAIEGFMPNLTIFFDIEPEEGLKRIARNHQREVNRLDLEDLSFHRLVYNGYKKRAVMDSNRIVSIDATQSVDEVSNEVFNLIIGQLKD, from the coding sequence ATGAGCGGATTATTTATTACGTTAGAAGGCGGGGAAGGTGCCGGAAAGACTACAGTTGCATATTCAGTAATTGAAAAATTATCTTCGGTTGGAATCAAGGCTATTTATACACGCGAGCCTGGGGGAATTAAAATTGCTGAAAAAATTCGTGAGATTATTTTAGATCCTAATCATACGGAGATGGATTGTCGTACAGAGGCTTTACTTTACGCTGCTGCGCGTCGTCAACATCTGGTAGAAAAGGTTAAACCGGCAATGGAAAATGGATATGTTGTATTATGCGATCGTTTTGTGGATAGTTCTATTGTATATCAGGGGTATGCACGTGGAATAGGTATGGAAGAAGTACTTAAAATGAATGAGTTTGCAATTGAAGGGTTTATGCCTAATTTAACTATATTCTTTGATATTGAGCCAGAAGAAGGACTAAAACGTATTGCTAGAAACCATCAAAGAGAGGTTAATCGTTTGGATTTAGAAGACTTATCGTTTCACCGACTAGTTTATAATGGGTATAAAAAACGGGCGGTAATGGATTCGAATCGTATCGTATCAATAGATGCTACGCAGTCAGTTGATGAAGTATCCAATGAGGTATTTAATTTAATTATTGGACAGCTGAAAGATTAG
- a CDS encoding YolD-like family protein, producing MALKFINKLFSRQNHPTQSMIQPNDALNLEDLSKYMQVITNKETTGYKGLRRAFEEKLPVQLTVADDNGDSFEVAGTISHYDEHYEQLLVITDSTLKRVVFNQILDVKISEE from the coding sequence ATGGCACTAAAATTCATAAATAAATTATTTAGTCGGCAAAATCATCCGACTCAAAGCATGATTCAACCGAACGATGCTTTAAATCTAGAGGATTTATCGAAATATATGCAAGTCATTACAAATAAAGAGACGACAGGATACAAGGGGTTAAGAAGAGCATTTGAGGAAAAATTACCTGTTCAATTGACAGTAGCTGATGATAATGGTGATTCATTTGAAGTTGCAGGAACGATTTCTCATTATGATGAGCATTACGAACAACTCTTGGTTATTACGGACTCTACATTAAAACGGGTAGTATTTAATCAAATTTTAGATGTTAAAATTTCAGAAGAATAG
- the truA gene encoding tRNA pseudouridine(38-40) synthase TruA — protein sequence MKRIKCTVSYDGTLFNGYQRQPGQRTVQGEIESALNKICKQSVTIHSSGRTDAGVHAYGQVFHFDSDLSMDGGRYAKALNSILPEDIYVLDSQEVHPDFHSRYHGKVKEYRYKMSLNEYNPLNRHYVYYHRRPLDVERMREAMGYLLGTHDFTSFCGNLDEVNKERTIYKAELLDDEGELTFIFVGNGFLRYMIRIMVGTMIQVGEGRKLPNDIKHILSMKDRRLAGHTAKPQGLYLHRVEYPEEVLVVPSKKIE from the coding sequence ATGAAGAGAATTAAATGCACAGTATCTTATGATGGTACGTTATTTAATGGTTATCAGAGACAACCAGGACAAAGGACGGTACAAGGTGAGATTGAATCAGCTCTTAATAAGATCTGTAAACAATCAGTAACAATTCATAGTTCCGGAAGAACCGATGCAGGGGTTCATGCTTATGGACAAGTTTTTCATTTTGATAGTGATCTTAGCATGGATGGGGGGCGTTACGCTAAAGCGTTGAACTCGATTTTACCTGAAGATATTTATGTATTAGATAGTCAGGAGGTTCATCCAGATTTCCATTCTCGTTACCACGGTAAGGTAAAGGAGTATAGATATAAGATGTCTTTAAACGAATATAATCCGTTAAACCGTCATTATGTCTATTATCATCGCCGTCCACTAGATGTGGAGAGAATGAGAGAGGCCATGGGATATTTATTGGGAACACATGATTTTACTTCTTTTTGTGGAAATTTGGACGAGGTAAATAAAGAGCGAACAATTTATAAAGCAGAGCTATTAGATGATGAGGGTGAGCTAACCTTTATCTTTGTTGGTAATGGTTTTTTACGCTATATGATTCGTATTATGGTTGGGACAATGATTCAAGTTGGTGAGGGACGTAAACTTCCAAACGATATAAAACATATCCTAAGCATGAAGGATCGTCGTTTAGCTGGTCATACGGCAAAGCCACAGGGACTTTATTTACACCGTGTTGAGTATCCGGAGGAGGTTTTAGTTGTTCCGTCGAAAAAAATAGAATAA
- a CDS encoding energy-coupling factor transporter transmembrane component T family protein — translation MNSIVIGRYFPGYSLWHRLDARSKILATSFFVLSCFFTDNWLFMILLCGLELLVMRLTKIPINYFIKSLKPIIFFIVLTFFLQVFFNHQGNVIFSLGPLKIYDKGLNLGLYMSIRLIIVVIISTLLTLTTRPSDLTLALESLFKPLGRIGIPVAEIALMISIALRFIPTLFEETQKILKAQASRGVDISEGNFKDKVIQLISLLVPLFILSFKRADELANAMEVRGYVPGRPRTSINQLRWRIPDTILILISIGLFLGAIIF, via the coding sequence TTGAATAGTATTGTGATAGGGAGGTATTTCCCCGGATATTCATTGTGGCATAGACTAGATGCTCGTTCTAAAATTTTAGCTACTTCATTTTTCGTCCTTTCATGTTTTTTTACAGATAACTGGTTATTTATGATTTTATTGTGTGGTTTAGAGTTATTGGTCATGAGGTTAACAAAAATACCAATAAATTACTTTATTAAAAGTTTAAAACCAATTATTTTCTTTATTGTATTGACATTTTTTTTACAAGTATTTTTTAATCATCAAGGAAATGTTATATTTTCATTAGGGCCGCTTAAGATTTATGATAAAGGGTTGAATCTAGGTCTTTATATGAGTATAAGATTAATAATTGTAGTAATTATTTCAACTCTTTTAACTTTAACTACGCGACCGTCTGATTTAACCTTAGCCTTAGAATCATTATTTAAGCCGTTAGGAAGGATTGGAATTCCCGTAGCCGAAATTGCATTAATGATTTCGATTGCTTTAAGGTTTATCCCTACTTTATTTGAGGAGACACAAAAGATATTAAAAGCACAGGCATCACGAGGTGTAGATATTAGTGAAGGAAACTTTAAAGATAAAGTAATACAATTAATTTCTTTATTGGTACCCTTATTTATCTTATCGTTTAAACGAGCTGATGAATTGGCAAATGCTATGGAAGTGAGAGGGTATGTTCCGGGTCGTCCACGTACGAGCATTAATCAATTAAGATGGAGGATACCGGATACAATATTAATTTTAATTTCTATTGGTTTATTTTTAGGAGCAATTATTTTTTAA
- a CDS encoding energy-coupling factor ABC transporter ATP-binding protein: MQIKFESVNHIYNANTPMERRALYNIEFDVPKGQFLAIIGHTGSGKSTLIQHMNGLLKPSSGNIKVGDKVIKSDDKNRDLREIRQHVGLVFQFPEYQLFEETIERDIIFGPMNYGVSEEEAIRRAHDVIQMVGLDIEMLGRSPFNLSGGQMRRVAIAGILAMDPDILVLDEPTAGLDPRGQFEIMEMFYKLNKEYGKTIVLVTHDMDLVAKYAEEVIVMNKGVLTIKGTPKNVFKQVDLLRTCGITLPIPSQNYYKLLERLNVDVDNLPLTEEEFIGQVESLLGGGE, from the coding sequence ATGCAAATTAAATTTGAATCTGTAAATCATATATACAATGCAAATACTCCTATGGAGCGTAGAGCGTTATATAATATTGAATTTGATGTACCTAAGGGACAATTTTTAGCTATTATTGGACATACAGGATCAGGAAAATCGACACTTATTCAACACATGAATGGGTTATTAAAACCTAGCAGTGGAAACATCAAGGTCGGGGATAAAGTTATTAAATCTGATGACAAGAATAGAGACTTAAGGGAAATAAGGCAGCATGTAGGTTTGGTTTTTCAGTTTCCAGAGTATCAGTTATTTGAAGAAACAATTGAACGGGATATTATATTTGGTCCGATGAACTATGGGGTATCTGAGGAAGAAGCTATACGACGTGCTCATGATGTTATACAGATGGTTGGACTAGATATAGAGATGTTAGGGAGGTCGCCGTTTAATTTGAGTGGCGGACAAATGCGGCGAGTGGCCATTGCTGGAATACTTGCCATGGATCCAGATATCCTAGTTCTAGATGAACCTACTGCTGGGCTTGATCCACGAGGGCAATTTGAGATAATGGAGATGTTTTATAAATTGAACAAAGAATATGGGAAAACAATTGTATTAGTTACCCATGATATGGATTTGGTTGCAAAATATGCGGAAGAGGTAATCGTTATGAATAAGGGGGTACTAACGATAAAAGGTACTCCAAAAAATGTTTTTAAACAAGTGGATTTATTAAGAACGTGTGGAATAACGTTACCTATTCCATCCCAAAATTATTATAAATTATTAGAGCGCTTGAATGTAGATGTAGATAATTTACCATTAACTGAAGAAGAGTTTATTGGACAAGTTGAAAGCTTGTTAGGTGGGGGGGAATAG
- a CDS encoding energy-coupling factor transporter ATPase: protein MNNVVKLENVCFGYEDGNEVLKNFNLTINEGEFVTILGHNGSGKSTLSKLLVGLHEIQGGKIIIDGQPLTESSVFDIRQKVGIVFQNPDNQFVGCTVRDDIAFGLENKCVPYEEMDNLVNKYAQEVGMGDFLNFEPHYLSGGEKQRVAIAGVLALGAKIIILDEATAMLDPQGREDMMKLIHELVKNRDKTIIMITHYLDEAIHSDRIIVMNEGKIILEGKPKDVFKEKELLESVKLDVPFAVKVSYELTKRGVLSEIVTSDEELMNELCKLNLNL, encoded by the coding sequence GTGAACAATGTTGTCAAATTAGAAAATGTATGTTTTGGTTATGAGGACGGCAATGAAGTATTAAAGAATTTTAATTTAACTATTAATGAGGGGGAGTTTGTTACTATTTTAGGCCATAATGGATCAGGTAAATCGACACTATCTAAATTATTGGTAGGATTACATGAGATTCAAGGGGGGAAAATAATAATTGATGGACAGCCCTTAACGGAAAGTAGTGTTTTTGATATTCGTCAAAAGGTTGGGATTGTTTTTCAAAACCCAGATAATCAATTTGTTGGTTGTACGGTCCGTGATGATATCGCATTTGGGTTAGAAAATAAATGTGTACCCTATGAGGAAATGGACAATTTGGTTAACAAATATGCTCAAGAGGTAGGTATGGGGGACTTTTTAAATTTTGAACCGCATTATTTGAGCGGGGGGGAAAAACAGAGGGTAGCTATTGCAGGGGTTTTAGCATTAGGGGCTAAAATTATTATTTTAGATGAAGCGACAGCAATGTTAGATCCTCAAGGACGTGAGGATATGATGAAATTGATTCACGAATTAGTAAAGAATCGTGATAAGACGATAATTATGATTACTCACTATTTAGACGAGGCTATTCATAGCGATCGGATCATTGTCATGAATGAAGGAAAAATAATTTTAGAAGGGAAACCTAAGGACGTATTTAAGGAAAAGGAACTATTAGAGTCGGTTAAGTTAGACGTTCCGTTTGCAGTAAAGGTATCTTATGAGTTAACAAAAAGGGGAGTTTTGAGCGAGATTGTTACAAGTGATGAGGAGTTGATGAATGAGTTATGCAAATTAAATTTGAATCTGTAA